In Epilithonimonas zeae, a single window of DNA contains:
- a CDS encoding Crp/Fnr family transcriptional regulator, which yields MEFIRQYLLSKGIPLTEENWRPFVEKNFRKEYKKKDIILNKGEVDNYLSFVEKGAARLFFMKENKELTIRFVFHNQFLTAYDSFTQRTPSRCDIEALTDMVVWQIHYDDLQEIYKSQAIGNLIGRLTVEALYVEKLNREFSFLSETAEERYLSLLKEQPDLFQKIPLKHIASYMGITPQALSRIRKRIY from the coding sequence ATGGAGTTTATCAGACAATATTTGCTTTCGAAGGGAATTCCGCTTACCGAAGAAAATTGGAGGCCTTTTGTAGAGAAAAACTTTAGAAAAGAATACAAGAAAAAAGATATAATTCTGAACAAGGGAGAGGTAGATAATTATCTGTCTTTTGTAGAAAAAGGAGCTGCAAGGCTTTTCTTTATGAAGGAAAATAAAGAACTAACGATAAGGTTTGTATTTCATAATCAATTTCTTACGGCTTATGATTCTTTTACTCAAAGAACGCCGTCAAGATGCGATATAGAAGCGTTAACCGATATGGTTGTCTGGCAAATCCATTATGATGATTTGCAGGAAATCTACAAGTCTCAAGCGATTGGTAATTTGATTGGTAGATTGACTGTTGAAGCGCTTTACGTTGAAAAACTTAACAGAGAATTTTCTTTTCTAAGTGAAACTGCCGAAGAAAGATATCTTTCACTTTTAAAAGAGCAGCCGGATCTTTTTCAAAAAATCCCATTGAAACATATTGCTTCTTATATGGGCATTACGCCACAGGCACTTAGCAGAATCAGAAAACGAATTTATTAA
- the lysA gene encoding diaminopimelate decarboxylase, whose translation MTNQDLLNIAKEFGTPVYVYDVNSIREQYEKLTSSFSKNTRFFYAAKALTNINILKYVEKLGASLDCVSINEVKLGLKAGFSNDRILFTPNCVDLAEIEEAMSLNVHINIDNISILEQFGNKFGSSYPIFVRINPHIFAGGNYKISTGHIDSKFGISIHQLRHIERVMKSTNINVEGLHMHTGSEIKDPDVFLQGLDIMFELAEHFPNLKYLDMGSGFKVPYQDGDIETDVKSLGKKVNAAIKKHEESTGKKFQLWFEPGKFLVSKSGHFLVKSNVIKQTTATVFVGVNSGFNHLIRPMFYDSYHIIENLSNPKGPERIYTVVGNICETDTFAWDRKINEVREGDVIVFRNAGAYGFEMSSNFNSRLKPAEVMFLDGKAHLIRKRDEFEDLLKNQIEVL comes from the coding sequence ATGACCAATCAGGACTTGCTAAATATAGCAAAAGAATTCGGGACACCCGTTTACGTTTATGATGTTAACTCCATCCGTGAGCAATATGAAAAACTGACTTCTTCTTTCTCGAAGAACACCAGATTTTTCTACGCAGCAAAAGCTTTAACCAATATCAATATCCTGAAATACGTCGAAAAGTTGGGCGCATCTCTTGATTGTGTTTCTATCAATGAAGTGAAATTAGGTCTGAAAGCTGGTTTCTCCAACGACAGAATCCTTTTCACACCAAACTGTGTGGACCTTGCAGAGATCGAGGAAGCAATGTCTCTGAATGTTCATATCAATATCGATAACATTTCGATTTTGGAACAATTTGGAAATAAATTCGGTAGTTCTTATCCGATTTTTGTGAGAATCAATCCGCACATTTTTGCAGGAGGAAATTATAAAATATCGACAGGTCACATCGATTCCAAATTTGGAATTTCCATTCATCAGCTTCGCCACATCGAACGTGTTATGAAATCCACCAACATTAATGTTGAAGGGCTTCATATGCACACGGGAAGCGAGATCAAAGATCCGGACGTCTTTCTTCAAGGTCTTGATATTATGTTCGAATTGGCAGAACATTTCCCAAATCTGAAATATCTGGATATGGGAAGCGGTTTCAAAGTTCCTTACCAGGATGGCGACATCGAAACGGATGTGAAATCTCTTGGAAAGAAAGTAAATGCTGCCATCAAAAAACACGAAGAATCAACAGGAAAAAAATTCCAGCTTTGGTTTGAGCCTGGGAAATTCCTGGTAAGTAAAAGTGGACATTTCCTTGTAAAATCTAATGTCATCAAACAAACCACTGCGACAGTTTTTGTTGGTGTGAATTCTGGTTTCAATCATTTGATCCGTCCGATGTTCTACGATTCTTATCATATTATCGAAAATCTATCTAATCCAAAAGGTCCGGAAAGAATCTATACTGTGGTTGGAAACATCTGTGAAACAGATACTTTTGCGTGGGACAGAAAAATTAATGAGGTGAGAGAAGGCGATGTGATTGTTTTCAGAAACGCAGGTGCTTATGGTTTTGAAATGAGTTCGAATTTCAATTCGAGATTGAAGCCAGCGGAAGTAATGTTCTTGGACGGAAAAGCACATCTTATCAGAAAAAGAGACGAATTTGAAGATTTATTAAAAAACCAGATTGAAGTTTTGTAA
- a CDS encoding 3'-5' exonuclease, with amino-acid sequence MYSVIDIESNGAPFRKESIIEIAIYRYDGHEITDQFISLVNPESEISSFVQKLTGITSKMVITAPKFHEIAKRIVEITKDSVLVGHNIDFDYRMLRQSFKRLGYEFTIKTLDTIPLAKNLIPDEKSYSLSKLCKSIGIPLSEAHRASGDARATLDLFKLLIIKDKNNEIIQSQQEENLEKDYISKVQILTEDLPNERGILYFQNSDGKIISSDVVEDLYKSAKKIFDSDKEKYKKIQEETEKISYELTGTDLIAKLMMQNKGIQKRQQLTFGLFYRKNKYILEKIKLQEDKPLLKFKSFTQGLKAINYIKSREELKDLVEFTQKINLKGRNEIWSSSGRTLGEKSFLVLEKGKLTGFGFYELYHQIQSLEKIKKLMLPVPRFTQELQNDLQLALLRNEYDVSPLPEK; translated from the coding sequence ATGTACTCAGTAATAGATATAGAAAGTAACGGAGCGCCTTTTAGGAAAGAAAGCATCATCGAGATTGCCATCTATCGTTATGATGGTCACGAGATTACGGACCAATTTATCTCACTCGTGAATCCCGAGAGTGAGATTTCTTCTTTTGTGCAAAAGCTGACTGGAATTACCTCAAAAATGGTAATTACTGCTCCAAAATTTCATGAAATTGCCAAACGTATTGTCGAAATAACCAAAGATTCTGTTTTAGTTGGTCACAATATCGATTTTGATTACAGGATGCTTCGCCAGTCATTCAAACGTCTCGGTTACGAATTCACAATTAAAACTTTAGACACAATTCCATTAGCTAAAAATCTGATTCCGGATGAGAAAAGTTACTCCTTAAGTAAACTTTGTAAGTCAATCGGAATTCCATTGAGTGAAGCTCATCGTGCAAGTGGCGATGCTAGAGCAACTTTGGATTTATTTAAATTACTGATTATCAAAGACAAAAACAACGAAATAATCCAATCACAGCAGGAAGAAAATCTAGAGAAAGACTACATTAGCAAAGTTCAGATTTTGACGGAAGATTTGCCAAACGAAAGAGGAATTCTGTATTTCCAAAACTCGGATGGAAAGATCATTAGTTCCGATGTGGTGGAAGACCTTTATAAATCTGCCAAGAAGATTTTTGATTCTGATAAAGAGAAGTATAAAAAAATACAGGAAGAGACAGAAAAAATTTCCTACGAACTCACAGGAACTGATTTGATTGCCAAACTAATGATGCAAAACAAAGGCATACAAAAAAGGCAACAATTGACTTTCGGATTGTTTTACAGAAAGAACAAATATATTCTTGAGAAAATTAAACTTCAGGAAGATAAACCTTTGCTGAAATTCAAGAGTTTTACACAAGGTTTGAAGGCAATCAATTACATCAAATCAAGAGAAGAACTGAAAGATTTGGTAGAATTCACTCAGAAAATCAATCTCAAAGGAAGGAATGAAATCTGGTCTTCATCCGGAAGAACTTTGGGCGAAAAATCATTTTTGGTTTTGGAAAAAGGCAAATTAACTGGTTTTGGTTTTTACGAATTATATCATCAGATTCAGTCTTTGGAGAAAATCAAAAAGCTGATGTTGCCTGTGCCTAGATTTACACAGGAGTTGCAGAATGATTTGCAGTTGGCACTTTTGAGAAATGAGTATGACGTTTCTCCGCTTCCTGAAAAATAA
- a CDS encoding T9SS type A sorting domain-containing protein yields MKKIFISLVCFASIIIYSQDGVLDSSFSEDGKLFLDTVFNYPNSNTEIIYDVLEQPDGKTVYLGKSFSSSGFFEPIYCTVFRLNMDGTLDSTFGNNGFFSYSTYTNNKNLFLTASKLLRLSDGSFLIAGHGNNSTNLSADIIAIKISPNGILDTTFGTNGIARFAIGGGNNKIVTCLEVYNDKIYIAGNIDQDIFIIGANMDGSFDDNWNSDGKIILDIGGKTNLIQKIQLLNNKIYAYGINYSEGGMPNYNISVSAFNLDGSPASYGINGTTEFYYGNSNANPNISLVIPKGNNETLFVISGDFFKINRYGNLDNTFGTGGKIKNPFNQNFSQSAISSDGSFLMTNSKIIGQTTNQMAFYTAKVNPDYTKALTFGTNGEAITNVSTPVFKEQFPSRVLVTNNGKVIVAGSVTTLPNPNVPNIKNQDYVILRYNNTNLSVKEIQTDELSLFPNPAKDILSIKTKEQIKKVEILDVSGRIIKASSGINDKINISNLKVGNYLINVITDKKAYRTKFIKE; encoded by the coding sequence ATGAAAAAAATATTCATTTCATTAGTTTGCTTTGCCAGTATTATCATCTATTCTCAGGATGGTGTATTAGATTCTTCTTTTTCAGAAGATGGTAAGTTATTTTTAGATACTGTGTTTAATTATCCTAACAGCAATACAGAGATTATTTATGATGTGTTAGAGCAACCCGATGGAAAAACTGTTTATCTAGGAAAATCTTTCAGCAGTTCAGGATTTTTCGAACCAATCTATTGCACTGTTTTCAGACTGAATATGGATGGAACTTTAGATTCTACCTTCGGAAATAATGGTTTTTTTAGCTATTCTACCTATACGAATAATAAAAACTTGTTTCTTACTGCATCAAAATTACTTAGACTATCAGACGGAAGTTTTTTAATTGCAGGTCACGGTAATAACTCTACAAATCTCAGTGCAGATATCATTGCGATAAAAATCAGTCCCAATGGTATTCTTGATACTACGTTCGGAACTAATGGAATCGCAAGATTTGCAATAGGAGGTGGCAATAACAAAATTGTAACTTGTCTGGAAGTTTACAACGACAAAATTTACATTGCTGGAAATATTGATCAGGATATTTTCATAATCGGAGCCAATATGGATGGCAGTTTTGATGATAACTGGAATTCAGATGGTAAAATAATTCTAGATATTGGTGGTAAAACGAATCTTATCCAAAAAATACAATTGTTGAATAATAAAATCTATGCCTACGGAATTAATTATTCAGAAGGCGGAATGCCCAATTATAACATATCTGTATCTGCCTTCAATCTTGATGGAAGTCCTGCTTCTTATGGCATCAATGGGACAACTGAATTCTATTATGGTAATTCCAATGCTAATCCTAATATTTCTTTGGTAATTCCAAAAGGAAATAATGAAACTCTTTTCGTAATAAGTGGAGATTTTTTCAAAATCAACCGATACGGAAACTTGGATAATACTTTTGGAACTGGTGGAAAAATAAAAAATCCATTTAACCAAAATTTTTCTCAAAGTGCAATATCATCTGACGGCAGCTTTCTGATGACAAATTCAAAGATCATTGGCCAAACAACTAATCAGATGGCATTTTATACAGCAAAGGTAAATCCAGATTATACCAAAGCTTTAACATTTGGAACAAATGGAGAGGCCATAACCAATGTCTCTACTCCAGTTTTCAAAGAGCAATTTCCCTCCAGAGTTTTAGTTACAAATAATGGAAAAGTGATTGTTGCAGGATCTGTCACAACCTTGCCTAATCCTAATGTTCCTAACATAAAAAATCAGGATTATGTGATTTTGCGATACAATAATACCAATCTGTCGGTGAAAGAAATTCAAACTGATGAACTATCACTTTTTCCAAATCCTGCCAAAGACATCTTAAGCATCAAAACAAAAGAACAAATAAAAAAGGTAGAGATTCTTGATGTAAGTGGAAGAATAATAAAAGCTTCATCTGGCATAAATGATAAGATTAATATTTCAAATTTGAAAGTCGGGAATTATTTGATTAATGTCATCACAGATAAAAAAGCATATCGTACAAAGTTTATTAAAGAATAA
- a CDS encoding T9SS type A sorting domain-containing protein, whose amino-acid sequence MKKITIALLVFLCLKVSGQTQYLDTNFNQSGYLVTDYWYKSYDETGKIKLMSDHSIIATSYTNITDYLYYKSGLSVLKLNPNNGFNADFGNLGKVINNFDSYQIYTSPKDLIEYDDGRLLFLTDKGLIKTEANGKLDSLFAFNGKQEIFSGATNKILKLSDGKFYTFGGNTTDLYIEKFTQDGFSDFSFGNKGVQVYDFGDYENIADAILLNDGKILLAANSTKQVTVNNTTKYRYNILKKINQDGSVDPNFNFEYIMSDYYSAGSLRKMIIDTVSNYAYVILHIQDCNDNILVVDLNTGNLVKTFFDVSGYFPCWNGKFFDINDIAFYKGKLLLAGSQYSSSSKDLWIGSYNLDGSMNTNFANNGSFKNTFSNAILKNIQISEDGSIYGGATYNDDILVFKLLNNIMLNVDNPSSERNITLAYPNPVKNTLNVRIKNTQNKNLDISVYDLSGRFIRNGLNGKNTNFSGDLILDLSFLKQGNYVLKFSGENYSESIKIIKK is encoded by the coding sequence ATGAAAAAAATTACAATTGCATTATTGGTATTTTTATGCTTAAAAGTATCGGGTCAAACGCAGTATTTAGACACTAACTTTAACCAATCAGGATATCTGGTTACCGATTACTGGTACAAAAGCTATGATGAAACCGGAAAGATTAAATTAATGTCCGATCATTCTATCATTGCAACATCATATACCAATATCACAGACTATCTTTATTATAAAAGCGGCTTAAGTGTTTTGAAGCTCAATCCGAACAATGGTTTTAATGCTGATTTTGGTAATCTAGGTAAAGTCATTAATAATTTTGACTCGTATCAGATTTACACCAGTCCAAAAGATCTTATCGAATATGATGACGGAAGATTACTTTTCCTCACAGACAAAGGTTTAATAAAGACTGAAGCTAATGGAAAGTTAGATTCTCTTTTTGCTTTTAATGGTAAACAGGAAATTTTTTCGGGAGCAACTAACAAAATATTAAAACTTTCTGATGGTAAATTTTACACATTTGGTGGAAACACAACTGATTTGTATATCGAGAAATTTACTCAGGATGGCTTTTCAGATTTTTCTTTTGGAAACAAAGGTGTTCAAGTTTATGATTTTGGTGACTACGAAAACATAGCCGATGCTATTTTGTTAAATGATGGAAAAATATTGCTTGCGGCCAATAGCACAAAACAAGTCACTGTAAATAACACGACTAAATACAGATACAACATTCTTAAAAAAATCAATCAGGATGGCAGCGTGGATCCGAATTTTAATTTTGAATATATTATGTCTGATTATTACAGCGCTGGAAGTTTGAGAAAAATGATTATTGATACTGTCTCAAATTATGCCTATGTGATTTTGCATATACAAGACTGCAATGATAACATATTGGTAGTAGACCTTAATACCGGAAACTTAGTAAAGACTTTTTTTGATGTTTCGGGATACTTCCCATGCTGGAACGGAAAGTTTTTCGACATTAATGATATTGCTTTTTATAAAGGAAAATTATTGTTAGCAGGATCTCAATATTCAAGCTCTTCAAAAGACCTTTGGATAGGAAGCTATAATCTTGACGGTTCTATGAACACCAATTTTGCAAACAATGGAAGTTTTAAAAATACTTTTAGTAATGCAATTTTAAAAAATATTCAAATTTCTGAAGACGGCAGTATCTATGGTGGAGCAACTTATAATGATGACATTTTAGTCTTCAAACTTTTGAATAACATCATGCTGAATGTTGACAACCCTTCTTCTGAACGCAACATAACCTTGGCTTACCCAAATCCTGTAAAAAACACCTTAAATGTCAGAATCAAAAACACTCAAAACAAAAACTTAGACATCAGTGTTTATGATTTATCAGGAAGATTTATAAGAAATGGCCTTAATGGTAAGAACACAAATTTTTCTGGTGATTTGATTTTAGACTTATCCTTTTTGAAACAAGGAAATTATGTCCTAAAATTCTCTGGTGAAAACTATTCAGAATCCATTAAAATCATTAAAAAATAA